One window of the Leptospira ryugenii genome contains the following:
- a CDS encoding BolA family protein: MELKTRKERLQTILEEKFKPDVLEVFDKTEEHYGHSAYIQGGETHFKVKIRSEAFRGKKTLEIHRAIYSILEEELKSGLHALEIDAGGI, encoded by the coding sequence ATGGAATTAAAAACTAGAAAGGAAAGATTACAAACCATTCTAGAAGAAAAGTTCAAACCCGATGTCTTGGAAGTTTTTGATAAAACTGAGGAGCATTATGGACACTCTGCATATATTCAAGGTGGTGAAACCCATTTTAAAGTTAAGATCCGTTCAGAGGCCTTTCGAGGCAAAAAGACTCTGGAAATACACAGAGCCATATACTCAATATTAGAGGAAGAATTGAAATCAGGATTGCATGCATTAGAAATAGATGCAGGAGGAATTTAA
- the grxD gene encoding Grx4 family monothiol glutaredoxin: MEATTKSQIEDLIKSKKVFLFMKGTPEMPQCGFSAGVVTVLKNLKIDFGSFNVLSDMKVREGIKEFANWPTIPQLYINGEFVGGHDITVQMASSGELQKMVS, translated from the coding sequence ATGGAGGCGACAACGAAGTCTCAAATTGAAGATTTGATAAAATCCAAAAAAGTTTTTTTGTTTATGAAGGGCACGCCAGAGATGCCACAATGCGGTTTTTCTGCTGGTGTGGTGACAGTCTTAAAGAACCTCAAAATTGACTTTGGTTCCTTTAACGTACTTTCTGACATGAAAGTACGAGAAGGCATCAAAGAATTTGCAAATTGGCCAACCATTCCTCAACTCTACATCAATGGGGAGTTTGTCGGAGGCCATGACATTACAGTCCAAATGGCGAGTTCGGGTGAACTGCAAAAGATGGTGTCCTAA
- a CDS encoding BolA/IbaG family iron-sulfur metabolism protein, whose translation MTIPEIQAKIEAGLPGSTVQILDPYRDGVHIKAVVTYKGFSGKSLIEQHRMVYATLREEMKEEIHALALETRSE comes from the coding sequence ATGACGATACCAGAAATCCAAGCAAAAATTGAAGCGGGATTACCCGGCTCAACCGTCCAAATATTAGATCCCTACCGTGACGGCGTGCACATCAAAGCCGTTGTTACCTATAAAGGTTTTAGTGGAAAATCATTGATTGAGCAACATCGAATGGTGTATGCTACATTACGAGAAGAAATGAAAGAAGAAATCCATGCTTTGGCATTGGAAACAAGGAGTGAATGA
- a CDS encoding glutathione S-transferase family protein — MQKPKLISFKLCPFVQRSVIVLKEKKVEYDIEYIDLANKPDWFLKISPLGKVPVLQIDGEVLFESAVIMEFLDETNPPSLHPSNPIQKAKHRAWIEFVSSLFIDQYQVTMTKSEEEFQKKLVDIKNKYKILEAAITKSKSLDQFFAGDQFHLVDAAIAPYFMRNAFLSEKFPEWFSLTMESPMLKQWSASLLAKESVQTSVLPEVPSAYIQYIKDHHSYLGGRLSA, encoded by the coding sequence ATGCAAAAACCAAAATTGATCAGTTTTAAACTTTGCCCATTTGTGCAGAGATCGGTGATCGTACTGAAAGAAAAGAAAGTCGAATATGACATAGAATATATCGATCTTGCAAATAAACCCGATTGGTTCCTTAAGATTTCTCCTCTCGGTAAAGTTCCCGTTTTACAAATAGATGGTGAAGTTCTATTTGAATCTGCTGTCATCATGGAATTTTTAGATGAGACAAATCCGCCTTCTTTACATCCATCGAACCCAATCCAAAAAGCAAAGCATAGAGCATGGATAGAATTTGTGAGTTCCCTTTTTATCGACCAATACCAGGTAACTATGACCAAGTCTGAAGAGGAATTTCAAAAGAAGTTAGTTGATATCAAAAACAAATACAAAATCTTAGAAGCTGCGATCACAAAGAGCAAATCATTGGATCAGTTCTTTGCTGGAGATCAGTTTCATTTGGTAGATGCCGCGATTGCTCCTTATTTTATGCGCAATGCCTTCTTATCCGAAAAATTCCCTGAATGGTTCTCCTTAACAATGGAAAGCCCTATGCTAAAGCAATGGAGTGCTAGCCTACTCGCAAAGGAATCCGTTCAAACTTCTGTCTTGCCAGAGGTTCCCAGTGCCTATATCCAATATATCAAAGACCACCATTCGTATCTAGGAGGGCGTTTGTCAGCATGA
- a CDS encoding glutathione S-transferase N-terminal domain-containing protein → MFRLFQFDSCPYCAKVRRAIQDLGLQEGKDFAYVEASRGTPGREEVIKLGGLSQVPFLVDGNVQMYESQDIIGYLKEKYST, encoded by the coding sequence TTGTTTCGTCTGTTCCAATTTGACAGTTGTCCCTATTGTGCTAAGGTCCGAAGAGCTATCCAGGACCTTGGCCTACAAGAGGGGAAGGACTTTGCCTATGTGGAAGCATCACGGGGCACACCGGGACGAGAGGAAGTGATAAAGTTGGGTGGTTTATCGCAAGTCCCCTTCCTTGTGGATGGGAATGTACAGATGTATGAGTCGCAAGACATCATCGGCTATTTAAAAGAAAAGTATTCTACTTAA
- the gshAB gene encoding bifunctional glutamate--cysteine ligase GshA/glutathione synthetase GshB, protein MIDFSLPKGFEDLEISTQIIIREALLAGIQIEIIDRKENFLRLVNGKKKEFIKQASKTRLDSYMTYLIMENKIASKLILEEAGLRVPKGRHYEDKNAAREDFSYFLPFKKVIKPSTTNFGIGIGICEANADMSVYEKQIENAFLHSTSILIEEFIEGPEYRFLVLGEEVVAVCNRVPANVLGDGEKSIADLVLEKNKDPRRGEGHTTPLEKIQMSEWERGILQEQGLDFHSIPKKGQRIYLRKNSNISTGGDSLDVTDVVHPGYVAIAKAAAKAAEAVVCGIDIISSAIEEAPDPKRYAILEINFNPVLYIHEFPYEGKQRRVGRKILDLLGFA, encoded by the coding sequence ATGATCGATTTTTCTCTTCCAAAAGGTTTTGAAGACCTTGAAATATCCACTCAGATCATTATCAGAGAAGCTTTGTTAGCTGGAATACAGATTGAAATCATCGATAGAAAAGAAAATTTTCTAAGGTTAGTGAATGGTAAAAAAAAGGAATTTATCAAACAGGCGAGCAAAACCCGTTTAGATAGTTATATGACCTACCTAATCATGGAAAACAAAATTGCTTCCAAACTTATTTTAGAAGAGGCAGGGCTCAGAGTTCCGAAAGGAAGGCATTACGAAGATAAAAACGCAGCTCGGGAGGATTTTTCCTACTTTCTTCCTTTCAAAAAAGTGATTAAACCTTCTACTACAAATTTTGGAATAGGCATTGGTATCTGTGAAGCAAATGCAGATATGTCAGTCTATGAAAAACAGATTGAGAATGCTTTTTTACATTCGACCTCCATACTCATTGAAGAATTTATCGAGGGACCAGAGTATCGATTTTTAGTGTTAGGCGAGGAAGTAGTTGCTGTATGCAATCGTGTACCGGCAAATGTATTAGGGGACGGAGAGAAATCGATCGCAGATCTCGTTTTGGAAAAAAACAAAGACCCTAGACGCGGGGAAGGCCATACAACTCCCTTGGAAAAGATTCAGATGTCGGAATGGGAAAGGGGCATACTGCAAGAGCAAGGATTGGATTTTCATTCTATCCCCAAAAAGGGTCAAAGGATTTATCTAAGAAAGAATTCTAATATCTCAACGGGCGGAGATTCTTTAGATGTTACGGATGTCGTGCATCCTGGTTATGTTGCAATCGCGAAAGCTGCCGCGAAGGCTGCAGAAGCAGTGGTCTGTGGTATTGATATCATATCGAGTGCGATCGAAGAAGCACCAGATCCTAAAAGGTATGCGATCCTAGAGATCAACTTCAATCCTGTTCTCTATATCCATGAATTCCCATATGAGGGAAAACAAAGGCGGGTTGGAAGGAAGATCCTCGATCTTCTCGGCTTTGCTTAA
- the gshA gene encoding glutamate--cysteine ligase → MKKVLSKYYKDTAKELLVPGRVNCLNSAKHGLEREALRIDSKGKLSKLDHPKELGSSLTHPKIKTDFAEPQIEYATGAYQTLEKTLQELEDLHVFTFQNIGDESLWPFSMPSPLPEEKKIPIGKYGKSIEGRKKHIYRKGLGHRYGRKMQTISGVHYNISFDKCLLSTVSEVRYGKPLDPFTQSEIYFDTIRNFYRVSPILFYLFGSSSLIDKSFGAKAKGLRPFTKDTLNAEKATSLRLSSIGYTSKVQSKLNISLNSLKEYVGDMCYAVSKPYAPYKNFSSTSQEQLNDNILQIENELYSLVRPKQIPKGEERVLDALSTRGVEYLEIRLLDVLPFSPIGVDETELRFVHLLLLYCLLSDSPKAKPEEMREWRKNQDKVTWRGRDPELNISFLGKDWNFRDFIFSVLTELQPIADLLDLKESNHGKFNLSWEAQWEKWADPSLLHSTQTEVDLMINQMSYADFGTSLSKSHALYFREKQLSNNLLEEYKKMAEDSIEEQKSIEAREVISKISETRTILVNPLELCSGSIG, encoded by the coding sequence ATGAAGAAAGTACTATCAAAATATTATAAAGACACGGCCAAGGAACTACTTGTCCCAGGCCGAGTGAATTGTTTGAACTCAGCAAAACACGGTTTGGAGCGCGAAGCACTGCGGATTGACTCCAAAGGAAAATTATCCAAACTAGACCACCCAAAAGAATTGGGATCTAGTTTAACCCATCCCAAGATTAAAACCGACTTTGCTGAACCCCAGATCGAATATGCAACTGGAGCCTACCAAACTCTAGAAAAAACACTACAAGAGTTAGAGGATTTACATGTCTTCACCTTTCAGAATATAGGCGATGAATCTCTTTGGCCATTTAGCATGCCAAGTCCACTCCCAGAAGAAAAGAAAATTCCTATCGGAAAGTATGGAAAAAGTATCGAAGGTCGAAAGAAACACATCTATCGGAAAGGTCTAGGGCATCGTTACGGTAGGAAGATGCAAACCATCTCGGGCGTACATTACAATATATCCTTTGACAAATGTTTGTTATCTACTGTCTCCGAAGTTCGGTATGGAAAGCCACTTGATCCCTTTACCCAATCTGAGATCTACTTTGATACGATTCGCAATTTTTATCGGGTGTCGCCGATACTTTTCTATTTGTTCGGAAGCTCGAGCCTCATAGATAAAAGTTTTGGCGCAAAAGCAAAAGGTCTCAGGCCATTCACTAAGGACACCCTCAATGCAGAGAAGGCTACCTCTCTACGTTTATCCTCTATTGGATATACTAGCAAAGTACAGTCCAAATTAAATATCTCCCTCAACTCTTTGAAAGAATATGTGGGTGATATGTGCTATGCCGTATCCAAACCTTATGCACCTTACAAAAATTTCTCTTCCACTAGCCAAGAACAGTTAAATGACAACATTTTACAAATTGAGAATGAGTTATATTCATTGGTCCGTCCCAAACAAATCCCAAAGGGAGAGGAGCGTGTATTAGATGCGCTATCAACTCGCGGTGTTGAATATTTAGAAATCCGTCTTTTGGACGTTTTGCCATTTTCTCCGATAGGAGTAGATGAGACAGAATTGAGATTTGTCCATCTATTGCTATTGTACTGTTTACTTTCCGATTCTCCGAAAGCAAAACCCGAAGAAATGCGAGAGTGGAGAAAAAACCAGGATAAGGTTACCTGGAGAGGACGAGATCCTGAATTGAATATTTCTTTCCTAGGAAAAGATTGGAACTTCCGCGATTTCATATTCTCGGTTCTCACTGAATTGCAACCGATTGCTGACCTTTTGGATTTAAAGGAAAGTAATCATGGCAAATTCAATCTGAGCTGGGAAGCTCAGTGGGAAAAGTGGGCTGATCCAAGTTTACTGCATTCGACGCAGACTGAAGTTGATTTGATGATCAACCAGATGTCCTATGCTGATTTCGGAACCTCACTTAGCAAAAGCCACGCATTGTATTTTAGAGAAAAACAGTTATCCAACAATTTGTTGGAGGAATACAAAAAAATGGCAGAGGACTCAATTGAAGAACAAAAATCCATTGAGGCTAGAGAGGTAATTTCCAAAATCTCTGAGACAAGAACCATTCTCGTAAATCCCTTGGAACTTTGCTCGGGCAGTATAGGATGA